Proteins found in one Amycolatopsis umgeniensis genomic segment:
- a CDS encoding TetR/AcrR family transcriptional regulator — MTAAATTPKGERRRAELIESAAALLAEGGFDAVRHRAVAERAGLPLASTTYYFDSLEELVTAAVEHHANQELETGRRKLDELATRNRGVEATVDLVLDMLLGPLRPDREADAEAVLLRYERLVGTGRRPYLRPLMRTLSAQLYELLHEIFARSGTPVDAVELERLVALVDGAVVNALIEVDPEPRAAAARMLQAALA, encoded by the coding sequence ATGACTGCCGCAGCGACAACGCCGAAGGGTGAGCGAAGGCGCGCCGAGCTCATCGAGTCCGCCGCGGCACTGCTCGCCGAAGGCGGTTTCGACGCGGTGCGGCACCGTGCGGTCGCCGAACGCGCGGGTCTGCCGCTCGCTTCGACGACGTACTACTTCGACTCACTCGAAGAGCTCGTCACCGCGGCGGTCGAGCATCACGCGAACCAGGAACTCGAGACCGGACGGCGGAAGCTCGACGAGCTGGCGACCCGCAACCGCGGCGTCGAGGCCACCGTCGACCTGGTGCTGGACATGCTCCTCGGCCCACTCCGCCCGGATCGCGAGGCCGACGCCGAAGCGGTCCTCCTGCGCTACGAACGCCTCGTCGGGACAGGCCGCCGGCCGTACCTCCGGCCCCTGATGCGCACGCTGTCCGCGCAGCTGTACGAGCTGCTCCACGAGATCTTCGCGCGCTCCGGCACGCCGGTGGACGCCGTCGAACTGGAGCGCCTGGTCGCCCTGGTGGACGGCGCCGTGGTCAACGCGCTGATCGAGGTCGACCCGGAACCGAGGGCCGCCGCCGCGCGCATGCTGCAAGCCGCCCTGGCCTAG